CGACCAAGGCACTGGCCACCAGCAGCAGGCAGCCTGCCAAAATGACCTGCTTAGCGCCGAAGCGGGTGGCCAAATGGCCAGTAAAGAACGAGGGTAAAAACATCGCCACCACGTGCCACTGAATGGTCATTGAAACGTGGTTAAAGTGGTGCCCCGCCCCCGCCATGGCGAGCGGTGTGGCGGTCATGGCCAGATTCATTACGCCGTACCCGACCATTGCCGCGCTCACCGCCACAATAAATCCAGGCTGGCGGAGTATCTTACCCAGCGGCAGTGCGGTGCCTTCACCGTGGGTACGGGATGCAGGCGGCAGTTGCGTCAGCATCAGCACCACCAGCGCCAGTGCGTAGAGCGCTGCCAAGCCCACAAAGCTGCCCAGAAACGGCACCTCACCCAGCTCACGGCTCACTCTGGCCAGCCACGGCCCGGCAAACGCAGCCAGCACACCACCCCCCATCACCAAACCAATCGCCCGATCACGCATCGGCGTAGGGGCAGCTTCTACCGCGGCAAAGCGATAGAGTTGACCAAAGCCAATGCCGATACCAATCAGCCAGGTTGCCAGCAAGAACAGCCCAAAGCGCTCGCCGATTAGCGCCTGTACGGCGAGCAGTGCGCCCACCAGTCCCACCAGGTTGCCCAGCATAAAGCCGCGCTTCCGGCCCAGCCTGGCCATAATTAACGAGGCGGGAATGGTCGCACACATCAGCCCCAGCCACTGGGTGGCGACAGGCGCGGTAGACCAGGACGCACTTGGCGCCAAAGACGCCCCAATCAGCGGAGAAACGGCAATCAGTAAGACATTACCGGTAACCAGTAGCGCCTGGCAGAGCGACAATAGGGTGACGGTTAAAGGCATGAAACTTTCTCCTGAATAGAATCATCTGTTTGGGAAGACGCAAAGCGCTGTCGATATACCGAGGGTGATACGCCGTAGTAACGCTGAAACTGGCGGCGCAGCTGCTCCGCGCCGCCCAGCCGCCAGCGCTGTGCCAGGCGCTCAAGGGATACGTTTTCGCGCCCGTTGAGCAGCGCCAAGCGCGCTTGTTCAAGGCGTAGCTGGGTCAGGTAAGCGCCGGGGGTGGTATTTAAGTAGCGCCTAAATAGCCGGGTTAAATGGCGCGGGGAGACCGCCATCAGGTCGGCCATGCTCTCAAGCCCGTGATCTACGCTGGGATCGGCGTGGAGTTGATCCAGCAAGCGGCGCAGTGGCCCCGCCTCTTGTTGGTGTCGCAGTATCTCGCTGAACTGCGACTGCCCACCTGGGCGCTGCAAAAACACCACTAGCTCACGGGCCACTCGCCCGGCTAGATCAGCACCGTGATCTGCCTCTAGCAGCGAAAGCGCCAAATCAATCCCCGCCGTTACACCGGCGCTGGTGTAGCGGCCGTTGCTTTCGATATAGAGCGCATCCGGCTCGACGCTTAGTGCGGGGTATTCATCTGCCAATTGAGGTGCATGGCGCCAGTGGGTGGTGACGCGGCAGCCATCCAGCAACCCTGCAGCGGCTAACAAAAATGCCCCGGAGCAGATCGAACCTAGCCGCCTCACCTCCGGGGCGACCTCACAAAGCACCTGCTTCACTGCGGCTATTTCACGCTGCTGCAACACGCCACTGCCGCCCGCCACCAACAGTGTATCCAGAGGCAGTAAATGCGTAAGTTGGTGGTAGGAGTGCGTAGCGTGCACAGCTAAGCCGCCGTTGGTGGCAACCGGGCCGACGGCGTCGGCGACCAAGGTCAACTGGTAGAGCGGCTGGGGGCTTAGCGCATTGGCGCTGGCAAACACCTGCCAGGGGCCGCTGACGTCCAGCAGTTGGCAGTCGGGGTAGGCAAATAGAGCAATATGGCGAGTCACAGTCTCTCTCCGCTAACGGGGATTCGAAGCATTAGAGAGAGTGTCAGCGCTGCGCCCTATGTCGGCAAGGACGATTACCCCACCGATTCGGACATACTTATAAAAACCGATACATTCGGATCAGCCCGTTCTCTCTAACGGTGACTCCATCCTGCGTACACTGGAAACAAAATCGCTAAATCGCTCGCCCTGAATTAATACATGGTCGCTCAGTGCTTGCTGAGCGACCACAGAGTCACCCCGCTCAATAGCCTCGACGATGGTTTGGTGCTCGCTGAGGGAAGTATTGACCCGCTGGCGCACCTGCAGTTGTAGGCGCCGGTAGGGCTTTAGGCGCTGCTTTAGCTGACGCGCTTCGCTGGCCAAAAAGGCGTTGTGGCTAGCGGTGTAGATACAGTCGTGAAAGCCTTCGTTTTCGTAGTAATACTCGTCGCTGTCACCGGCCAGGGCCGCTGCTTCACAGCGCTGATGTGCTTCGCGTAACGCGGCCAACTCCAGCTCAGTAATCCGGCGTGCCGCCAAGCGGCCGCACATGCCCTCCAACTCCGCCATCACCTCAAACATCTCAATCAGTTGATCAATCCCCACTTTCGCCACGAAGGTGCCCTTCTTAGGGGAAACGGTGACCAAGCCGCTGGCGACCAACTGTTGAAAGGCTTCGCGCACTGGCGTTCGCGAAACCTGAAACTCGCGCCCCAAGGCCTCTGGATCAAGGCGCTCTCCCGGTAAACGGCGGCCATTGATGATGTCATCCTCAAGAGAATCTCTTAATTTCTGAGCGTTGGATCGCTTGGTGCCCGTCATGTTTTACCTCCTTGGATCGCAACTCACCTTTACCGTTTTAATGCTGCCATAGAGTTGACATTAGCATACGCAACGCCTATTGATATATATATCAGCTCGACTGATAGATACATATAGTCAATCCAAACACACAACAACAACTGTTGGAGACGCCAAATGCAACGCTATTTGATCTCAACTGCTGCCGCCCTCGGTCTCGCCATTGCCGCTTCCCACGCCTCTGCCGATACCGTGCTACGCGCATCGCATCAATTCCCCGGGGGTCAGGGAGATGTTCGCGACGAAATGGTGCAAATGATGGCCCGCGAAGTAGCCGATGCCGGTGTAGGGCTGACCATAGAAGTTTATCCGGGCCAATCGCTGTTCAAAGCGCGTGAACAGTGGGGCGCTATCGCTCGTGGTCGCCTCGATATCACCTCTCTCCCGCTGGACTACGCTAGTGGTCGGCATCCGGAATTTTCGGCTACGCTGATGCCGGGCTTAGTGCGTAATCAGGCCCATGCTCAACGCCTGAATGACTCTGAATATATGGACATGATTAAAGAGGTCATTCGCGAAGGCGGCGCTCGAGTACTTGCAGACGCCTGGTTATCCGGTGGCTTTGCATCTAGTGAACAGTGCGTTACCTCCCCGGATACCGTCGAGGGCCAAAATTTCCGCGCTGCCGGACCTGCGTTTGAACAAATGCTTGAGGCCGCTGGTGCCTCTATTGCCTCCATGCCCTCTTCCGAGGTGTATACCGCCATGCAAACCGGCGTATTGGACGCCGCCAACACCTCGTCGATGTCGTTTATCTCCTATCGGCTTTACGAGCAGGTCGAGTGCCTGACAGAGCCAGGCGACTTCGCGCTCTGGTATATGTACGA
This Vreelandella neptunia DNA region includes the following protein-coding sequences:
- a CDS encoding GlxA family transcriptional regulator, whose translation is MTRHIALFAYPDCQLLDVSGPWQVFASANALSPQPLYQLTLVADAVGPVATNGGLAVHATHSYHQLTHLLPLDTLLVAGGSGVLQQREIAAVKQVLCEVAPEVRRLGSICSGAFLLAAAGLLDGCRVTTHWRHAPQLADEYPALSVEPDALYIESNGRYTSAGVTAGIDLALSLLEADHGADLAGRVARELVVFLQRPGGQSQFSEILRHQQEAGPLRRLLDQLHADPSVDHGLESMADLMAVSPRHLTRLFRRYLNTTPGAYLTQLRLEQARLALLNGRENVSLERLAQRWRLGGAEQLRRQFQRYYGVSPSVYRQRFASSQTDDSIQEKVSCL
- a CDS encoding GntR family transcriptional regulator, encoding MTGTKRSNAQKLRDSLEDDIINGRRLPGERLDPEALGREFQVSRTPVREAFQQLVASGLVTVSPKKGTFVAKVGIDQLIEMFEVMAELEGMCGRLAARRITELELAALREAHQRCEAAALAGDSDEYYYENEGFHDCIYTASHNAFLASEARQLKQRLKPYRRLQLQVRQRVNTSLSEHQTIVEAIERGDSVVAQQALSDHVLIQGERFSDFVSSVRRMESPLERTG
- a CDS encoding MFS transporter — encoded protein: MPLTVTLLSLCQALLVTGNVLLIAVSPLIGASLAPSASWSTAPVATQWLGLMCATIPASLIMARLGRKRGFMLGNLVGLVGALLAVQALIGERFGLFLLATWLIGIGIGFGQLYRFAAVEAAPTPMRDRAIGLVMGGGVLAAFAGPWLARVSRELGEVPFLGSFVGLAALYALALVVLMLTQLPPASRTHGEGTALPLGKILRQPGFIVAVSAAMVGYGVMNLAMTATPLAMAGAGHHFNHVSMTIQWHVVAMFLPSFFTGHLATRFGAKQVILAGCLLLVASALVAQLGIGLAGFNVALILLGLGWNFTFLPATGLLTESYRPVDKARTQAANEFLVFGTAAITALLAGPLVSGLGWATLNLVLIPIALVPLAVLVWQHRTRLANA
- the dctP gene encoding TRAP transporter substrate-binding protein DctP, which encodes MQRYLISTAAALGLAIAASHASADTVLRASHQFPGGQGDVRDEMVQMMAREVADAGVGLTIEVYPGQSLFKAREQWGAIARGRLDITSLPLDYASGRHPEFSATLMPGLVRNQAHAQRLNDSEYMDMIKEVIREGGARVLADAWLSGGFASSEQCVTSPDTVEGQNFRAAGPAFEQMLEAAGASIASMPSSEVYTAMQTGVLDAANTSSMSFISYRLYEQVECLTEPGDFALWYMYEPILISEQVWQGLNEEQQAALMEAGEAAEAFFAEEAAAIDQEMVDLYEENGVEVVKMSEADYNAWLDIAKETSYKNFADNVPNGQAIIDAALAVE